In Polyangiaceae bacterium, one genomic interval encodes:
- a CDS encoding AHH domain-containing protein, whose product MKAPPFNIIRKAGQALHHMVAHGDDRAKNARKILDKFKIHIDEAWNGVFLPATTKSPNPKGSIVHSMVHTDKYYRSVERALEKAKSRKDAIRILQRIRETLENGTFFDANL is encoded by the coding sequence CTTCAACATTATTCGGAAGGCCGGTCAAGCACTGCACCACATGGTGGCGCATGGAGATGACAGGGCCAAAAATGCACGAAAAATTCTTGACAAGTTCAAGATCCACATCGATGAGGCTTGGAACGGCGTGTTTTTACCGGCAACCACGAAGTCGCCCAACCCCAAGGGATCCATCGTGCACTCGATGGTCCACACGGATAAGTATTATAGGAGCGTCGAGCGCGCACTTGAAAAGGCGAAGTCACGAAAAGATGCGATTCGAATCCTCCAGCGAATCCGAGAAACCCTAGAAAACGGGACGTTTTTCGATGCAAATCTATGA
- a CDS encoding protein kinase, producing the protein MRLGLLSRWFVAGSTALMLLGTTVSSHAATTAKINSYEYQGLWEYRWGDSPRQPGAYVWASPTHDNGWRPLREISAHEGRGRQRFMWMRTRLEGDALHDPVLHLRGVDQIFEAYLDGKLVYQHGYFEGPSALKFLGYKPHDIPLGEDFTGKTLALRIYSDHVNIGPVGQPKIGPRTELTLANIRSDLPVLGMGVILLSLGLFILGLYLSDRKDRSHLLYGLLTLTLGIYLPAASPIRGFLIDAPLGWLHLELASLYLVPIVFAAYVDHMFGPDRFRILRVLRWAHSAYFAGAAVVVALGLMGPLHTLLPFQVLMLLTIAVIAVRAIAGAVRGDLDARIFGIGFVGMTASAVHDVLMATGLVSRAHPALGHVGMFLFTLSLGLIVARRFMAAQERAGKYSRILELSLASAQVLERGQHARVGLDEILRLCPHERHCSSPRNRAPVADLELAAAREPGEREIPRDKLTYHEDIVEQVRARRVPVMQKRVAGTRNTVIAEPLIVRNELLGVLYLEGDGAPRGLQESDRSILHVLGEKLSITIVTTRAIRAELDSALQKKLIGKQTALLDAVARLAAGDIETPILVEGHGQFADLARALDTMRRDVQAKIRTIEAKKAEVEILNEELRRKIQQHTTSLLSSLRDDDEMDDDDELVDGGPTFEPGTVIAERYRVSNDLGQGAMGVVYDVERIRDGRHFAMKVLSSRRDKVAMTRMVREAQILARMDHPNLASIADVDVTPDGLLYLVMELCKGEPLQRHKARYRDVPWALSVLRQMAEGLAAVHARGVIHRDLKPGNVMVFERPDGTPSVKLVDFGISTLTRDPSEGGPVSERGRDMDAAPNSRRSMPTMSGLDTPKDIEPPPNSRRASPSLAGMDIPKDIEPPPNSRRFMSSMPAMPARPALDSMDAPPPSRRATQTLSSMPALDFGDAPPPSRRATQTLTSMPTLDFGDAPPPSRRASPTISNLSTIDISDAPPPSRRSSPGFSAIDAPPPSRRSVPPPVQEVTRTGILVGTPTYMGPELAKGSKQWKSHSDVFSFGVMAYEILTGKKAFHVPPIFASMQGQTLPRPGGLRRVKGLDPELAALFERCMDADPSKRPTAAEIAEILARADQAKVRVG; encoded by the coding sequence ATGCGTCTTGGTTTGCTCTCGCGTTGGTTTGTCGCCGGCAGCACGGCCCTCATGCTGCTCGGTACGACCGTCTCGTCGCATGCGGCGACGACAGCAAAGATCAATTCGTATGAGTACCAAGGGTTATGGGAGTATCGCTGGGGCGATTCACCAAGACAACCCGGGGCGTACGTTTGGGCGTCACCGACGCACGACAACGGATGGCGACCCCTGCGAGAAATCTCGGCGCACGAAGGCCGCGGCAGGCAGCGCTTCATGTGGATGCGCACGCGGCTCGAGGGTGACGCCCTGCATGATCCAGTGCTGCATCTTCGCGGGGTCGATCAAATCTTCGAGGCGTATCTCGACGGCAAACTCGTCTACCAGCATGGCTACTTCGAAGGGCCGAGCGCGCTGAAATTTTTGGGCTACAAGCCGCACGACATCCCCCTTGGCGAAGACTTCACGGGCAAGACGCTCGCGCTGCGCATCTACTCCGACCACGTCAACATTGGACCGGTTGGCCAGCCCAAAATCGGCCCGCGCACCGAATTGACCCTGGCAAACATTCGCTCCGACCTCCCGGTCCTCGGCATGGGCGTCATTTTATTGTCGCTCGGCCTTTTCATTCTCGGACTCTATCTGTCGGATCGCAAAGATCGCAGTCATCTCTTGTATGGTTTGCTTACGCTGACGCTGGGGATTTATCTCCCTGCTGCATCGCCGATTCGAGGTTTTTTGATCGACGCGCCGCTCGGGTGGCTCCATCTCGAACTTGCGAGTTTGTACTTGGTGCCGATTGTTTTTGCGGCCTACGTCGATCACATGTTCGGGCCGGATCGGTTTCGCATTTTGCGCGTGTTGCGCTGGGCTCATTCGGCCTATTTTGCGGGCGCCGCAGTGGTGGTCGCGCTGGGCCTCATGGGGCCGCTGCATACGCTTTTGCCATTTCAAGTGCTCATGCTGCTCACCATTGCAGTGATCGCAGTTCGCGCGATTGCTGGGGCCGTGCGAGGCGACCTCGATGCACGCATTTTTGGCATTGGATTCGTCGGCATGACCGCTTCGGCGGTGCACGACGTGCTCATGGCCACGGGTCTCGTCTCGCGCGCTCACCCGGCGCTCGGGCACGTGGGCATGTTTCTTTTCACGTTGTCGCTCGGGCTCATCGTGGCTCGGCGGTTCATGGCGGCGCAAGAGCGAGCGGGCAAGTATTCGCGCATTCTCGAATTGAGTCTCGCGTCGGCGCAGGTGCTCGAACGGGGGCAACATGCGCGCGTGGGTCTCGACGAGATTCTGCGGCTTTGCCCGCACGAAAGGCACTGCTCTTCGCCACGAAACCGGGCCCCCGTCGCCGACCTCGAATTGGCGGCGGCTCGTGAGCCCGGCGAGCGCGAGATTCCTCGAGACAAACTCACGTATCACGAGGACATCGTCGAACAAGTTCGGGCGCGTCGCGTACCGGTGATGCAAAAACGCGTTGCAGGAACGCGCAATACGGTGATTGCCGAACCGCTCATCGTACGAAACGAGCTGCTCGGCGTGCTGTACCTCGAAGGAGACGGTGCGCCGCGTGGATTGCAAGAAAGCGATCGATCGATATTGCACGTTCTCGGGGAAAAGTTGTCGATTACGATCGTCACGACGCGTGCCATTCGTGCCGAGCTCGACAGTGCGCTGCAAAAGAAATTGATTGGCAAGCAGACGGCGCTGCTCGATGCCGTGGCGCGCCTGGCCGCTGGCGACATCGAAACGCCGATTCTGGTGGAAGGGCACGGCCAATTTGCCGACTTGGCCCGGGCGCTCGATACGATGCGCCGCGACGTACAGGCCAAGATTCGAACCATCGAAGCCAAGAAGGCCGAAGTCGAAATTCTGAACGAAGAATTGCGGCGAAAAATTCAACAGCATACGACGAGTTTGCTTTCGTCGCTTCGTGACGACGACGAAATGGACGACGACGACGAGCTCGTGGATGGCGGGCCCACGTTCGAGCCGGGGACGGTCATTGCCGAACGTTATCGCGTATCGAATGATCTCGGACAAGGCGCGATGGGCGTCGTGTACGACGTCGAGCGAATTCGTGACGGCCGGCATTTTGCCATGAAAGTGCTTTCGAGCCGTCGCGACAAAGTCGCCATGACGCGTATGGTGCGCGAAGCTCAGATTTTGGCGCGCATGGATCATCCGAACCTCGCGTCCATCGCCGACGTCGACGTCACACCGGATGGCCTGTTGTATTTGGTGATGGAACTATGCAAAGGCGAACCGCTTCAGCGACACAAGGCGCGATATCGCGACGTACCGTGGGCGCTGTCGGTATTGCGTCAAATGGCCGAAGGGCTGGCCGCCGTGCATGCTCGAGGTGTCATTCATCGCGACTTGAAGCCAGGCAATGTCATGGTTTTCGAGCGCCCGGATGGTACTCCTTCGGTGAAGCTCGTGGATTTTGGAATATCGACGCTGACGCGTGATCCAAGCGAAGGAGGCCCTGTATCGGAGCGCGGTCGAGACATGGATGCAGCGCCCAATTCGCGACGTTCAATGCCGACGATGTCGGGTCTCGATACGCCGAAAGACATCGAACCGCCGCCGAATTCACGGCGCGCGAGCCCTTCGCTTGCGGGAATGGACATACCAAAAGACATCGAACCGCCGCCGAATTCACGGCGTTTCATGTCGTCGATGCCCGCCATGCCGGCCAGACCGGCGCTCGATTCAATGGACGCTCCGCCGCCTTCCCGTCGAGCAACGCAGACGCTTTCCTCCATGCCTGCGCTCGATTTCGGTGACGCGCCGCCGCCTTCTCGTCGAGCAACCCAAACGCTTACTTCCATGCCTACGCTCGATTTCGGTGATGCTCCGCCGCCTTCTCGTCGAGCAAGTCCCACGATATCCAATCTATCGACGATCGACATATCGGATGCTCCGCCGCCCTCACGACGAAGCTCGCCGGGGTTTTCGGCCATCGATGCGCCGCCGCCATCGCGGCGAAGTGTGCCTCCGCCGGTGCAAGAGGTCACGCGAACGGGCATTCTCGTCGGAACGCCGACGTACATGGGTCCTGAGCTCGCGAAAGGGTCGAAGCAATGGAAGTCCCATTCCGACGTTTTTAGTTTTGGCGTGATGGCGTATGAGATTTTGACGGGGAAAAAGGCATTTCACGTTCCGCCCATTTTCGCCAGCATGCAGGGACAAACGTTGCCGCGTCCTGGCGGATTGCGACGTGTCAAAGGATTGGACCCCGAGCTCGCCGCGCTCTTCGAACGCTGCATGGATGCCGATCCAAGCAAGCGCCCGACGGCCGCCGAAATTGCAGAAATCCTCGCTCGGGCCGATCAAGCAAAAGTTCGCGTGGGTTGA
- a CDS encoding radical SAM protein has protein sequence MLRADDVPSRPRPIYVVWEVTMKCDQPCQHCGSRAGAARVKELSTEESFEIAESLARLGTREVTLIGGEAYLRPDVYDIVRKLVSLGIRATMQTGGRAFTMERARAFKEAGLSGLGVSIDGPARIHDKLRGNLGSHAAAIQALDNARAVGLTLSANSQINRLNWMLLREVAATLRAKGVEAWQVQLTGPMGRAADHPEWILEPWRVVDVIELLADIQREAAEDFFAGKAPYFNIFPNNNIGYFGPYEQMLRSRVGSPETHFQSCMAGIFNMGIESDGTVKGCPTLPTAPYNGGNVRTMKLEELWESNDVLRFARDRSTDELWGFCKTCYYADVCRAGCSWMVHTTLGRRGNNPFCYHRVKELAKRGIRERLEHRSQAPNQPYDHGLFAIVEEPWPEAEGGDSGGAL, from the coding sequence ATGTTGAGGGCCGATGATGTTCCGAGCCGACCGCGGCCGATTTATGTCGTGTGGGAAGTCACGATGAAGTGTGATCAGCCGTGTCAGCATTGTGGCTCGCGCGCGGGAGCTGCCCGCGTCAAAGAATTGTCGACGGAAGAATCGTTCGAGATTGCCGAGAGCCTGGCGCGCCTTGGGACTCGCGAAGTGACGCTCATCGGGGGCGAAGCATATCTGCGGCCGGATGTCTACGACATCGTGCGCAAGCTCGTGAGCTTGGGTATTCGAGCGACCATGCAAACGGGTGGTCGAGCATTCACGATGGAGCGTGCGCGAGCATTCAAAGAAGCGGGGCTATCGGGGCTGGGCGTTTCGATCGATGGTCCTGCGCGTATCCATGACAAACTGCGCGGCAATTTGGGGAGTCACGCAGCGGCCATTCAGGCGCTCGACAATGCGCGCGCCGTGGGGCTGACGCTTTCGGCGAATTCGCAAATCAATCGGCTGAATTGGATGCTTTTGCGTGAAGTCGCAGCGACTTTGCGTGCCAAAGGGGTGGAAGCTTGGCAAGTGCAGCTCACGGGGCCCATGGGACGCGCGGCCGATCATCCCGAATGGATCCTCGAACCTTGGCGCGTGGTGGACGTCATTGAATTGCTGGCAGACATTCAACGGGAAGCCGCGGAGGATTTTTTCGCGGGAAAGGCGCCGTACTTCAATATATTTCCGAACAACAACATCGGTTATTTCGGTCCTTACGAGCAAATGCTGCGTTCGCGCGTGGGCAGCCCCGAGACGCATTTCCAAAGCTGCATGGCGGGCATTTTTAATATGGGCATCGAATCGGACGGGACGGTCAAGGGATGCCCGACGTTGCCGACGGCGCCGTACAATGGGGGCAACGTGCGCACGATGAAGCTCGAAGAATTATGGGAATCGAATGACGTCCTTCGATTTGCGCGTGACCGATCGACGGACGAGCTTTGGGGTTTTTGCAAGACTTGCTATTACGCGGACGTGTGCCGAGCGGGATGTTCGTGGATGGTGCACACGACGCTGGGACGTCGGGGGAACAATCCGTTCTGTTATCATCGTGTGAAGGAATTGGCAAAACGGGGCATTCGCGAGCGTTTGGAGCATCGGTCGCAGGCGCCGAATCAGCCGTACGATCATGGCTTGTTCGCGATTGTGGAGGAACCGTGGCCGGAGGCGGAGGGAGGGGATTCGGGGGGAGCGTTATGA
- a CDS encoding DUF429 domain-containing protein — MSGNGLLRCIAGIDGCPDGWIAAIAPTDDLADVHVRVFARFGDIIEHGPFARIAVDMPIGLPERAGPGGRAAERAVRPLLGGRQSSVFSVPARRAVYAPDYAAACKESLEHSDPPRKVSKQSFAIFPKIRELDGLLRDNFDIVNIVHEVHPEVAFWRLNGERPLTEPKKVKNRPYPPGLDERRRLLASAGISPAILAAKPPRGAAVDDMLDALAGLVIAKRLHDGIAQPFPTQYERDEYGLPVAIWA, encoded by the coding sequence ATGAGTGGGAATGGGCTACTTCGTTGCATTGCCGGCATCGACGGTTGCCCCGACGGATGGATCGCGGCGATTGCGCCTACGGATGACCTCGCCGATGTGCACGTTCGCGTGTTCGCGCGTTTCGGCGATATCATCGAGCACGGACCATTCGCACGCATTGCCGTCGACATGCCGATCGGCCTCCCCGAACGAGCAGGGCCCGGCGGACGCGCGGCAGAACGAGCCGTCCGGCCTCTCCTTGGCGGACGCCAATCATCCGTGTTTTCGGTCCCCGCGCGTCGAGCCGTCTATGCGCCTGATTATGCTGCCGCCTGCAAGGAATCGCTCGAGCATTCCGATCCACCACGAAAAGTCTCGAAGCAATCCTTCGCAATCTTTCCGAAGATCAGAGAGCTCGATGGGCTCTTGCGCGACAATTTTGACATCGTGAACATCGTGCACGAGGTGCATCCCGAAGTCGCATTCTGGCGGCTCAATGGCGAGCGCCCCTTGACCGAGCCCAAAAAGGTCAAGAACCGCCCCTATCCTCCGGGCCTCGATGAGCGCCGAAGGCTCCTTGCCTCGGCCGGCATTTCGCCGGCAATTCTTGCTGCAAAACCGCCGCGAGGTGCCGCGGTCGACGATATGCTCGATGCGTTGGCAGGCCTCGTGATCGCCAAGCGCCTTCATGATGGAATTGCGCAGCCGTTTCCGACGCAGTACGAACGGGACGAGTATGGTTTGCCCGTGGCGATTTGGGCGTAA
- a CDS encoding DUF1731 domain-containing protein — protein sequence MKIIIPGGSGQVGQVLARHFVGQGHDVVVLCRSAQVPAGRVVSWDGRTLGGWASEIDGADVVINLAGRTVNCRYTEENLRQMMDSRVESTRVVGQAIERASRPPKLWLQMSTATIYAHRFDAPNDEATGIIGGDELDVPSYWAYSVQIAKNWEQALNEAKTPSTRKIALRTSMVMSPDREGIFDVMSGLVRFGLGGSAAGGNQFVSWIHDKDFVRAIEFLMAHEEMDGPVNVASPGPLPYNDFMRAMRDAWGIRLGLPATKWMLEIGAWAMRTDTELVLKSRRVVPGRLLEKGFAFDFTEWSKAAKDLVARWRAQG from the coding sequence ATGAAAATCATCATCCCTGGCGGCAGCGGCCAAGTCGGCCAGGTGCTCGCGCGTCATTTCGTCGGCCAAGGCCACGACGTCGTCGTCTTGTGCCGGAGCGCTCAGGTACCCGCCGGGCGCGTCGTTTCGTGGGATGGACGGACGCTGGGCGGCTGGGCAAGTGAAATCGATGGGGCCGACGTCGTCATCAACCTCGCGGGGCGCACGGTCAATTGCCGGTATACCGAAGAAAACCTCCGGCAGATGATGGATTCACGGGTCGAATCCACGCGCGTCGTGGGCCAGGCCATCGAACGAGCGTCACGTCCGCCCAAGTTGTGGCTGCAAATGAGCACCGCGACGATTTATGCGCATCGGTTCGATGCGCCGAACGACGAAGCAACTGGAATCATTGGCGGGGATGAACTCGATGTTCCGTCTTATTGGGCATACAGCGTGCAAATTGCGAAAAATTGGGAGCAAGCTCTGAATGAAGCGAAAACGCCATCCACGCGCAAGATTGCCCTGCGGACGTCGATGGTCATGAGTCCCGATCGCGAGGGCATTTTCGATGTGATGTCGGGTCTCGTGCGGTTTGGCCTCGGGGGATCTGCTGCCGGGGGCAACCAATTCGTCTCGTGGATTCACGATAAGGATTTCGTTCGCGCCATCGAATTTTTGATGGCTCACGAGGAAATGGACGGTCCGGTCAATGTCGCTTCTCCGGGGCCGCTTCCATACAACGACTTCATGCGTGCGATGCGCGATGCATGGGGCATTCGATTGGGGCTACCCGCCACGAAATGGATGCTCGAGATTGGCGCTTGGGCCATGCGCACGGACACGGAGCTCGTGTTGAAGAGCCGTCGCGTGGTTCCCGGGCGGCTGCTCGAAAAGGGATTTGCGTTTGATTTTACCGAATGGAGCAAAGCGGCGAAGGATTTGGTGGCGAGGTGGAGAGCTCAGGGGTAA
- a CDS encoding protein kinase, which yields MFPTEPVPERIGAYKIVRRLSGTGSTKVYVGRKEGPMGFARQYTLKLVPNTAEGDTRFAEELAREAAICSTLNHQAIQRMIDFFEHDKNLVLVLEHIDGPTLERLLSYLEQSKRPLSDGAKAYVGREIASALMHAHAARDEDGKPMPIVHRGLHPEHVLVGWDGQVRLSGFGMGKILGRSPDTVVAMQKAGPGFKAPEQLRGEAVTPKADVYGLGLFIWSLFTGQKPSEKGIRPARLATMRPDLPKLVSLAIDAALETAVDKRPATCRDIEKALGQMAGIDKGRDELCEKVELLRDLRTNPDSGARPSIPAASRPRISLQGIRPAEPAVSSKERLSTIPPAPPAGIRPTASLPPILFDDVQPKSVYPLLRALAEKVPKSEGGIPRAPRVPHVEPVPSSVKSERVPRSGVPKLAIAAPLELDPESRVPRTEWMASVPDEEDFDKLFDDVTSRSPSELEAAGIGRNAGEENADAPQRSRRRMQFADTIPADADAPSTLASPPIGPPPDPNAKPVRFGPRPEPPAPPKLKRGFAPPPLPPARRKRPPVVALAVVFGLVAIGAALAVMSLSDKPDVGPAKQASASASASAAPPVAKIAMTAPAASTPSAAPTVTSAAPVEPPPPPLPYGQGYITVMYSGDATVYLSGRKVGQTNTRLQNKCGRYFVRVAKTASGAYPEWLSAGESVAIPCQDSIRITISR from the coding sequence ATGTTTCCGACCGAGCCGGTTCCGGAGCGCATCGGCGCGTACAAGATCGTGCGGCGCTTGTCGGGTACTGGCTCGACGAAAGTCTATGTCGGCCGCAAGGAAGGGCCGATGGGCTTTGCGCGTCAATACACGCTGAAGCTCGTGCCGAACACCGCCGAGGGGGACACGCGGTTTGCCGAGGAACTTGCGCGGGAAGCAGCGATCTGTTCGACGCTGAACCATCAAGCGATTCAGCGGATGATCGATTTTTTCGAACATGACAAAAACTTGGTTTTGGTGCTCGAGCATATCGATGGTCCGACGCTCGAACGGCTCCTGTCGTATCTCGAACAGAGCAAGAGGCCTTTATCGGATGGGGCCAAGGCATATGTGGGGCGTGAAATCGCGTCGGCGCTGATGCATGCGCATGCGGCGCGCGACGAAGACGGCAAACCGATGCCGATCGTGCATCGGGGGCTTCATCCGGAGCATGTATTGGTGGGATGGGATGGGCAGGTGCGCCTTTCGGGCTTTGGAATGGGCAAGATATTGGGGCGGAGCCCGGATACGGTCGTGGCGATGCAAAAGGCTGGACCGGGATTCAAGGCGCCGGAGCAATTGCGCGGCGAAGCGGTGACGCCGAAAGCCGACGTGTATGGTCTCGGGCTCTTCATTTGGTCGCTTTTCACAGGGCAAAAACCGTCGGAAAAAGGAATTCGGCCGGCGCGCCTTGCCACGATGCGCCCCGATTTGCCGAAGCTCGTGTCGCTTGCCATTGATGCGGCGCTCGAAACAGCCGTGGACAAGCGTCCGGCGACGTGTCGCGACATCGAAAAAGCGCTCGGGCAAATGGCTGGGATCGACAAAGGTCGTGACGAATTATGTGAAAAGGTCGAGCTCCTGCGGGATTTGCGGACGAATCCGGACAGTGGTGCTCGACCGTCGATACCAGCGGCATCGAGGCCCCGCATTTCGCTGCAAGGTATTCGTCCGGCGGAACCTGCGGTATCGAGCAAAGAGCGGCTTTCGACGATCCCGCCTGCGCCGCCGGCGGGGATTCGTCCGACGGCATCGCTGCCGCCGATATTGTTCGACGACGTGCAGCCGAAATCCGTGTATCCGCTCCTGCGAGCGCTCGCGGAAAAAGTACCAAAATCGGAAGGAGGTATTCCCAGAGCGCCGCGCGTTCCGCACGTGGAACCCGTGCCGTCGTCGGTAAAATCCGAACGCGTGCCGCGGTCGGGTGTACCGAAACTCGCGATTGCCGCGCCGCTCGAATTGGACCCCGAATCACGCGTACCACGCACGGAATGGATGGCGTCGGTTCCGGACGAAGAAGATTTTGATAAGCTCTTCGACGACGTGACGAGCCGTTCCCCGAGTGAATTGGAAGCCGCGGGAATTGGTCGAAATGCCGGCGAGGAGAATGCTGATGCTCCGCAAAGGTCGCGACGGCGTATGCAGTTTGCGGACACGATACCAGCGGATGCGGACGCGCCATCGACACTCGCGTCCCCACCGATTGGGCCGCCGCCTGATCCCAATGCAAAGCCGGTGCGTTTTGGCCCGCGTCCGGAACCTCCTGCGCCGCCCAAGCTGAAGCGTGGTTTTGCGCCTCCGCCGCTTCCGCCTGCGCGTCGAAAACGGCCGCCCGTGGTCGCTCTCGCCGTGGTATTCGGACTCGTTGCGATTGGTGCCGCATTGGCGGTCATGTCCTTGTCGGACAAACCCGATGTTGGTCCTGCCAAACAGGCATCGGCGTCGGCAAGCGCGTCGGCGGCGCCACCTGTTGCAAAAATCGCAATGACTGCGCCAGCCGCATCGACTCCCTCCGCGGCGCCGACGGTAACGTCCGCAGCGCCTGTGGAGCCTCCCCCGCCGCCGCTTCCTTACGGGCAAGGGTACATCACCGTGATGTATTCCGGGGATGCGACGGTGTATTTGAGCGGCCGGAAGGTAGGACAAACCAATACGCGCTTGCAAAACAAATGTGGTCGTTATTTCGTGCGAGTCGCGAAGACGGCTTCCGGTGCGTATCCAGAATGGTTGTCGGCGGGCGAGTCGGTGGCGATTCCGTGTCAGGACTCGATACGCATCACGATTTCGCGTTAG
- a CDS encoding Uma2 family endonuclease codes for MTTSDPVQRAVRKAPAAPERRATVAEWLAEPEEKGAELIHGRIVYKAQPKPLHALTQIKLGEALGPFNCRPGGTGRPGGWWIMSEVDMLLHGEGVRPDLTGWRRDRVGKMPEPGPDGVVTERPDWVAEILSTSTASRDLDDKLRIYHRAEVTHYWILDPQNRILIVYRRTPDGYLFVRGASAGLTVRAEPFDALELSVGFMFGDDEDEPTETENP; via the coding sequence ATGACGACCTCGGACCCCGTCCAGCGTGCTGTTCGCAAGGCGCCGGCTGCGCCAGAGCGTCGAGCAACCGTGGCCGAGTGGCTCGCGGAGCCCGAAGAAAAAGGCGCCGAGCTGATCCACGGGCGCATTGTGTACAAGGCGCAGCCCAAGCCTCTACATGCCCTCACGCAGATTAAGTTGGGCGAGGCCCTTGGGCCGTTCAATTGCCGACCTGGTGGCACCGGTCGTCCTGGCGGGTGGTGGATCATGTCAGAGGTGGACATGCTCCTTCACGGCGAGGGAGTTCGTCCGGACCTGACGGGCTGGCGTCGCGATCGCGTCGGCAAGATGCCCGAGCCGGGTCCGGATGGCGTTGTTACCGAGCGGCCGGATTGGGTGGCGGAGATTCTTTCCACGAGCACGGCGTCACGGGATCTGGACGACAAACTCCGAATCTACCACCGCGCCGAAGTGACTCATTATTGGATTTTGGATCCACAAAACCGCATTCTCATCGTGTACCGTCGCACGCCCGATGGATATCTATTCGTGCGCGGAGCAAGCGCTGGATTGACCGTTCGCGCCGAACCCTTCGATGCGCTCGAATTGTCCGTGGGATTCATGTTCGGCGACGACGAAGACGAACCCACCGAGACGGAAAATCCATAA
- a CDS encoding polysaccharide deacetylase family protein — protein MQNLSKFGILDRLLWLRTRIGLPFLTILTYHRVGDPSAIGELDPDVREADANGLSEQIAVVRSTGTIVSLEEVRAFFQGKRSPPNPVMLAFDDGYVDCRDVILPILQKEGVPATFFIPTAYPDSGRLFWWDRISLILHRCRIPAVELRYPFPLSFDFTTGKEHARRVLLRLVKRTPALDLGRFFDELERATGVAIDASEEQKIAKSTIMSFRDVKALHDAGMAVASHSHAHRVLATLSPDDALLDLQKSKHLLRDVLGTDVRTIGYPVGHRVTGMTRRAAGLAGFDLGFTNATGLCWPGGVDPLNVPRLAIGQDEPAEIYKWRMLVG, from the coding sequence GTGCAAAACTTGAGCAAATTCGGCATATTGGACCGGCTGCTGTGGTTACGAACGCGCATCGGTCTGCCGTTTCTGACGATCTTGACTTACCACCGCGTGGGTGATCCCTCCGCCATTGGCGAGCTGGATCCCGACGTGCGCGAAGCCGACGCAAATGGTTTGTCCGAGCAGATAGCCGTCGTTCGATCGACCGGGACGATCGTGTCGCTCGAAGAAGTCCGCGCGTTCTTCCAGGGCAAACGTTCGCCCCCAAATCCCGTCATGCTCGCGTTCGACGATGGATACGTCGACTGTCGGGACGTCATTTTGCCGATATTGCAGAAAGAAGGCGTGCCTGCCACGTTTTTCATTCCAACGGCATATCCCGATTCGGGGCGCCTTTTTTGGTGGGACCGCATAAGCCTCATTTTGCATCGTTGTCGCATTCCAGCCGTGGAGTTACGCTATCCGTTCCCCCTATCCTTCGATTTCACGACGGGAAAGGAGCACGCTCGCCGGGTGCTCTTGCGCCTCGTCAAACGAACCCCAGCGCTCGATCTGGGACGTTTTTTCGACGAGCTCGAGCGTGCGACGGGCGTGGCGATCGACGCATCGGAAGAGCAAAAGATTGCAAAAAGCACAATCATGAGCTTTCGGGACGTCAAGGCATTACACGATGCAGGAATGGCGGTTGCATCGCATTCACACGCGCATCGCGTGCTCGCCACGCTGTCGCCGGACGATGCACTGCTCGACCTGCAAAAATCGAAACATCTTCTTCGTGACGTGCTTGGTACGGACGTCCGCACCATAGGGTACCCCGTCGGTCATCGAGTCACCGGGATGACGCGTCGAGCAGCTGGGCTGGCCGGTTTCGACCTTGGATTCACCAATGCAACGGGCCTGTGCTGGCCCGGTGGCGTGGACCCCTTGAACGTACCTCGATTGGCGATCGGCCAGGACGAACCCGCCGAAATATACAAATGGCGGATGCTCGTGGGCTGA